In the Endozoicomonas sp. SCSIO W0465 genome, CTGCAACAGCGCCTTCGTAATCAATCTGTGCCAGCACCTTGGCAAGCACCTTACTGCCGACGGTATCAATGCAACCGGCCCAGAGTTGCTTTTCCAGTGGGCGGGCAGGTTCAAGCAATTCTGCACGACCAATAACCCGGTCAGCCCCGATGGATGTTAACCACTCATTGTTTTCCGGACGACCGGAAGCCGCCACCACCTGATAACCCAACTGGTCCAGCAGTGTCACGGCGACACTGCCAACACCACCGCTGGCGCCAGTGACCAGAACTTCACCTTTCTCAGGGGTAATGCCGGCGTCTTCCAGTGCCATGACACAGAGCATGGCGGTCAGGCCTGCAGTACCAATAATCATTGCTTTACGGCTGTCCAGTCCAGAGGGCATGGCAACCAGGTAGTCAGCAGGTACGCTGGCTTTTTCGGCCATGCCTCCCCAGTGATTTTCACCAACACCCCAGCCGGTCAGGATAACGGCGTCACCGGGCTGATACCGGTCGTCTTGTGAAGAGAGCACCCGGCCAGCATAGTCGATGCCCGGCACCATCGGGAATTCACGGATAATCTTTCCTTTCCCGGTGATGGCCAGGCCATCCTTGTAATTCAGTGATGAATATTCAACACCAACCATGACGTCCCCTGCTGGCAGGGTTGATTCATCCAGCTGTTCTATGGAAGCGACAGTGTTTTTGTTCTGCTGCTTCAGTACTAATGCCTTGAACATAAACTACGATCTCTTGGCTCTTAAAAAGGTGGGGGCGTAATTATACTCCTGCAGCAGGCAGGCGGCGAGTGCTGTTTCTGTTCTGTTTGACTTCATGTAAGTATGAATGATGGTTTTTACGTTATAGATCGCGATTTATACTAATCTCTAAATCGGTTGTGCACTTGGTTTAATCCGGAGTCAGGAGTCATGGCAGTGGCCGTTACATAATTGCAGCAGTTAACGGCTCCCTATCGGAATAAGTCTGTTCATGAGAAAAGTATTGGCGTCCAGTTTTTGCTCTCTGCAGGGGAACCCGGAGAGATTTGATTCGCTTAAACTATATAAATTTTAAGTTGAGTCGAATAATTGGTAGTTAATCATTACTTTGGATTATTATGCCGACACAGCCTATAAATCAGAACAATTGTTATACGGCCAGTGGAAGACTGGCAGACGGATTGAATCCTGATGCAGCCAAAAATACCGAGGGTAAATATTCAGGCCGCAAGGTGATATCTGATACAAGTGATGGGAGTCTACAGCGGAGCCATCAAAAAGCTGAAAGCGGGGATGGTGAATTAACAAAGAGTAAAAGTCGATCAGATGATACTTTTGAACCCGAACGTAAAGCTCTAAGTCGGTATGACTCCGGTTTTGGGGGCAGTGTATCGGAAAGTGATGTAGATGAGTCCATCACATTACTGCCACCGGATAGCACGGACTCTAGTGACAGTGTTTGGCAGGAAAGTGATAGCTCTGGTGGGGAGGAGTGTTACACAGAAAGCATTCGTGATCATGGGGGGAGGCGGTTGGCGGGGAATTCCGATATCCAGCGTAAAGATGCCCTGAGGTTTGCTGTGGTATTGAATGCAAATGAAATGGAAGTGCTTAAACACCAAATAGTGGCAGATGATATTGACTATTTTATGAAATGCTTTGATGAACTCAAGGGGGATTTTTTCCACACTGGTGATTACCTGGTTGAGCATATTGATGGGCTTTACCTGAAAATACAAAAGAGGTTTGTGAGATTTTCGGATGTCTCAACCCATTCCGGTCAGTTAGTTTTTTGGTGGAATTTACTGTGTAAAGAAGCTCAAAATCATCTGCGTTGGTGCGGAGGTGTTGAGTTGAAGCCATTGGATTCGCGCTTTATTCAAAGCGTTGAGAAAAGAAAGAGATTTGAGCAGACAAGATCTAAGCTATACGCAGTGTATCTGAATAAACGTACCCTTAAAACGCAAGGTAAGGCCGCAAAAGCTCAACATAAGCTCGATCACTTCAAATCAGAATTCTATTTGCCTCAAATTGAAGAATTAAGGCATAGATTGTGTGAGATGTCAGAGAAAGAAAAAAGCAGGAAAATACTTGGTCAGTGTCACGGTCAGCTTAGTAATGTCCTGCACGGCAATGTCAGAAATATTGTTGGTGAAGTCGATAAGTGGAGCAGAAACCTGATGTTAAACCGACTCTTTTTAGAGTCTGGGTTAGCAACAAACGATATCATTAGTTAGTACCAGAGTTTTTCAGAATAATAAATAGTAGGCTGACGATCCGGAGGCAGCGTGATAATGTCCAGTTCTATTTTCCCGCGACTCAACATTTCGTAACAGGCTTCTGAATCAACAAACCGGATATCCAGCTTCACCTCAGGGTAAGTTCTGGTGAAGTCTTTCGAAGTATAAGTCAGACGTCGTAAGCCGACAGGATGGCTGGTGGCAATGGCAAGCGGACCTTTCACTTCATTCTTTTGCTAACCGCAGGTTGGGTCAGAAACAGTTTTTCCCCCGCTTGTGAGTCGATTGATTTCAGAAAGTTATCAACAGCACAAAAAAGATGAATTTGAGTAATTTTTTATCAGCGGCTAGGATAGGCCGTGTTGAGGATAAGCTGAACGCTGTATGATGAAAATGCTCTGAAGACAGTAGTAAAACTGTTTATAAATCAAACAAAAACAATCTTTTTCTATTTTATTACATGAACGAGGATGGTTCGATGGCTGGCCAGGCTTTCA is a window encoding:
- a CDS encoding MDR family oxidoreductase codes for the protein MFKALVLKQQNKNTVASIEQLDESTLPAGDVMVGVEYSSLNYKDGLAITGKGKIIREFPMVPGIDYAGRVLSSQDDRYQPGDAVILTGWGVGENHWGGMAEKASVPADYLVAMPSGLDSRKAMIIGTAGLTAMLCVMALEDAGITPEKGEVLVTGASGGVGSVAVTLLDQLGYQVVAASGRPENNEWLTSIGADRVIGRAELLEPARPLEKQLWAGCIDTVGSKVLAKVLAQIDYEGAVAACGLAGGFDLPTTVMPFILRSVKLLGVDSVMCPFEKRMQAWYRIAELLPESYYRDAATEIELTAVPELAEAITNGQVTGRTLIN
- a CDS encoding LysR substrate-binding domain-containing protein, whose protein sequence is MKGPLAIATSHPVGLRRLTYTSKDFTRTYPEVKLDIRFVDSEACYEMLSRGKIELDIITLPPDRQPTIYYSEKLWY